A stretch of Shewanella dokdonensis DNA encodes these proteins:
- a CDS encoding UDP-glucose--hexose-1-phosphate uridylyltransferase, translated as MSEFDVKDHPHRRYNPLTGDWVLVSPHRAKRPWQGQVEAPETADIPHYDSSCFLCPGNKRITGDINPAYSKPYVFTNDFAALHQDTPAASRDDDGLFVLKSERGTSRVVCYSPDHSLTMPELSDEQLTAVIQEWIQQYRELSQHYNWVQVFENKGAINGCSNPHPHGQIWASSSVPTLPTRTDAAQQQYLAQHGKNLLLTYVERELADGARTVVQNEHWLVVVPYWASWPFETLLLPKAHVTRMEELSASQQAALADILKQITIRYDNLFQCVFPYSMGWHVAPYTQQYQDAAARAHWQLHCHFYPPLLRSATVKKFMVGYEMMAETQRDMTPEQAAERLRQQSPIHYKSAQKGDA; from the coding sequence ATGTCAGAGTTTGATGTAAAAGATCATCCCCATCGTCGTTATAATCCGCTCACAGGGGATTGGGTGTTGGTTTCACCGCACCGCGCAAAACGACCATGGCAGGGACAGGTTGAAGCGCCAGAAACGGCGGATATTCCACATTATGACAGTAGCTGTTTTTTGTGCCCGGGTAACAAACGTATCACGGGTGACATTAATCCGGCCTACAGCAAGCCCTACGTGTTTACCAATGACTTTGCCGCGCTGCATCAAGATACACCGGCTGCGAGCCGCGATGATGACGGGCTGTTTGTGTTGAAATCTGAACGTGGCACCAGCCGGGTGGTGTGTTATTCGCCAGATCACAGCCTGACGATGCCAGAGTTGTCTGACGAACAGTTGACCGCGGTGATCCAGGAATGGATCCAGCAGTATCGAGAATTGTCGCAGCATTATAACTGGGTGCAGGTGTTTGAAAACAAAGGAGCGATTAACGGTTGTTCTAATCCGCATCCCCACGGACAGATCTGGGCCAGTTCTTCGGTGCCGACCTTACCAACCAGAACCGATGCGGCGCAGCAGCAATATCTGGCGCAGCACGGTAAAAATCTGCTGTTGACCTATGTTGAGCGTGAACTTGCCGATGGCGCGCGTACCGTGGTGCAAAATGAGCACTGGCTAGTGGTGGTGCCTTATTGGGCTTCCTGGCCGTTTGAAACACTGCTGTTGCCTAAAGCTCATGTGACGCGTATGGAAGAGTTGTCAGCATCACAACAAGCGGCGCTGGCTGATATTCTCAAGCAGATCACTATCCGTTATGACAATCTGTTCCAGTGTGTATTCCCTTATTCCATGGGCTGGCATGTGGCGCCTTATACCCAGCAATATCAAGACGCTGCGGCGCGGGCGCACTGGCAACTTCACTGCCATTTCTATCCACCACTATTGCGTTCAGCCACTGTGAAAAAATTCATGGTGGGGTACGAGATGATGGCTGAAACCCAGCGTGATATGACCCCTGAACAGGCGGCCGAACGTTTACGGCAACAATCCCCCATACATTATAAATCTGCACAAAAAGGTGACGCATGA
- the nrdD gene encoding anaerobic ribonucleoside-triphosphate reductase yields MPVVIKRDGCRTQFDENRIRDAVLAASTHCGINDVDYAATVAAVVSAAVKEKQDVAIQELQDRVENLLMDGPYKAVARAYIEYRHDRDICRETGSKLSLEIRGLVEQTNTSLLNENANKDAKVIPTQRDLLAGIVAKHYAKHHILPKDVVDAHERGEIHYHDLDYAPFFPMFNCMLIDLGGMLNHGFKMGNAEIETPKSISTATAVTAQIIAQVASHIYGGTTINRIDEVLAPFVTKSYEKHMDVAQQWGIENAAAYAEERTEKECHDAFQSLEYEVNTLHTANGQTPFVTLGFGLGTSWQSRLIQQSILKIRMEGLGKNHKTAVFPKLVFAIRDGVNHKPGDCNYDVKQLALRCSTLRMYPDILNYDEVVRVTGSFKTPMGCRSFLGAYEQDGQLQHEGRNNLGVVSLNLPRIALEAKGDEKAFYRILDQRLAIARKALDTRIERLKNVKARVAPILYMEGACGVRLKADDNIADIFKNGRASISLGYIGVHEAINALYGTETHVYDSEQLRQKAVNIVAYLKAATVRWKEETGYGFSLYATPSENLCNRFAKLDAKEFGLVPGVTDKGYYTNSFHLDVEKSVNPYDKIDFEQPYPEVSNGGFICYGEYPNMQHNKEALENVWDYSYSRVPYYGTNTPIDECYDCGFTGEFSCTSKGFVCPKCGNHDPARVSVIRRVCGYLGSPDARPFNQGKQEEVKRRVKHL; encoded by the coding sequence ATGCCAGTAGTGATAAAGAGGGATGGGTGCCGTACTCAGTTCGATGAAAATAGAATCCGTGATGCGGTGCTGGCAGCCTCGACGCACTGTGGTATTAACGATGTTGACTATGCAGCAACTGTTGCGGCAGTTGTCTCTGCGGCAGTAAAAGAGAAACAGGACGTTGCTATTCAGGAATTGCAGGATCGGGTTGAAAACCTGCTGATGGATGGCCCCTATAAAGCTGTTGCCCGAGCTTATATCGAATACCGTCACGACCGTGACATCTGCCGTGAAACCGGCAGTAAACTGAGTCTAGAAATCCGCGGACTGGTGGAACAGACCAATACTTCGCTGCTTAACGAAAACGCTAATAAAGACGCGAAGGTCATTCCAACCCAGCGCGACTTGCTGGCCGGGATTGTGGCCAAACACTATGCCAAACATCATATTCTGCCAAAAGATGTGGTTGACGCTCATGAACGCGGTGAAATCCATTATCACGACCTGGACTATGCGCCTTTCTTCCCTATGTTCAACTGTATGTTGATCGATCTGGGCGGCATGCTGAACCACGGTTTCAAGATGGGCAATGCGGAAATTGAAACCCCTAAATCCATCTCTACAGCTACCGCGGTGACGGCACAGATTATTGCTCAGGTGGCTAGTCATATTTATGGTGGTACTACCATCAATCGCATTGATGAAGTACTGGCACCATTTGTGACAAAAAGTTATGAAAAACATATGGATGTTGCGCAGCAGTGGGGCATCGAAAATGCGGCTGCCTACGCGGAAGAACGCACCGAGAAAGAGTGTCACGATGCTTTCCAGTCTTTGGAATATGAAGTCAACACACTACACACCGCTAACGGTCAGACACCTTTTGTGACCTTAGGGTTTGGTTTGGGTACTAGCTGGCAGTCACGTTTAATCCAACAGTCAATCCTGAAAATTCGGATGGAAGGCTTAGGCAAGAATCATAAGACTGCAGTATTCCCGAAACTGGTATTTGCCATCCGCGATGGTGTCAATCATAAGCCCGGCGACTGCAACTATGATGTAAAACAGTTAGCGCTGCGTTGCTCTACGCTGCGGATGTATCCAGATATCCTGAACTACGACGAAGTGGTGCGGGTGACCGGATCCTTCAAAACGCCTATGGGATGTCGCAGTTTTCTTGGTGCTTACGAACAGGATGGTCAGTTGCAGCATGAAGGCCGCAATAACCTCGGCGTGGTCAGCCTTAATCTGCCGCGTATTGCTCTGGAAGCGAAAGGCGATGAAAAGGCCTTTTATCGGATCCTGGATCAACGGCTGGCGATTGCCCGCAAAGCGCTGGATACCCGTATTGAACGCTTGAAAAATGTCAAAGCACGGGTAGCTCCAATCCTGTATATGGAAGGTGCCTGTGGTGTGCGTTTGAAGGCAGATGACAACATCGCCGATATCTTCAAGAATGGCCGCGCCTCTATTTCACTGGGTTATATCGGGGTTCATGAAGCGATCAACGCGCTCTATGGCACTGAAACCCACGTTTATGACAGTGAACAGTTGCGGCAGAAGGCGGTAAACATCGTCGCTTATCTGAAAGCGGCTACCGTGCGCTGGAAAGAGGAAACTGGCTATGGTTTCAGCTTGTATGCCACTCCTAGTGAAAACCTCTGTAACCGTTTTGCTAAGTTGGATGCCAAAGAATTTGGATTGGTGCCTGGGGTAACTGACAAGGGATACTACACCAACAGTTTTCATCTGGATGTGGAAAAGTCCGTTAACCCTTACGATAAAATCGACTTTGAACAGCCTTATCCTGAAGTCTCTAACGGCGGTTTCATCTGTTATGGTGAATACCCGAACATGCAGCATAACAAGGAAGCGCTGGAAAATGTTTGGGACTACAGTTACAGCCGCGTTCCCTACTATGGCACCAATACGCCAATAGATGAATGCTACGACTGTGGCTTTACTGGTGAATTCAGTTGTACCAGTAAAGGCTTTGTATGTCCTAAGTGCGGTAATCATGATCCTGCCCGAGTTTCGGTTATCCGCCGCGTATGTGGTTACTTGGGGAGCCCAGATGCCCGTCCGTTTAACCAAGGGAAACAGGAAGAAGTTAAACGCCGCGTTAAACATCTCTGA
- the nrdG gene encoding anaerobic ribonucleoside-triphosphate reductase-activating protein, with the protein MNYHRYYQVDVINGPGTRCTLFVAGCEHQCRGCYNQSTWDPRSGHLFDQSMEDQIIKDLNDSRIHRRGLSLSGGDPLFPGNVPAVLQLVKRVRQECAGKDIWLWTGYKLGELSAAQRAVLPYIDVLIDGKFEQSLADPSLLYRGSSNQIVHHLHEHP; encoded by the coding sequence ATGAATTATCATCGTTATTATCAGGTTGATGTAATTAATGGGCCAGGGACGCGCTGTACGCTGTTTGTGGCTGGCTGTGAACATCAATGTCGCGGCTGTTATAACCAGTCCACATGGGATCCACGCTCCGGTCATCTGTTTGATCAGTCAATGGAAGATCAGATTATTAAAGACTTAAACGATAGCCGTATTCATCGTCGCGGCTTGTCTTTGTCTGGTGGCGATCCGTTATTCCCCGGCAATGTTCCGGCAGTGCTGCAGTTAGTGAAACGGGTTCGGCAAGAGTGTGCAGGTAAGGATATCTGGCTGTGGACGGGTTACAAACTCGGCGAATTATCGGCGGCACAACGGGCGGTTCTGCCATATATCGACGTGTTGATAGACGGTAAGTTTGAACAGTCTCTGGCTGATCCATCACTCTTGTATCGTGGTTCCAGCAACCAGATAGTGCATCATCTGCACGAACATCCGTGA
- a CDS encoding TonB-dependent receptor plug domain-containing protein, which yields MKRQFKLSLTAFAIAQCLSLASAQAQETQEQQDTTKNAQKAQPTDANKQQDIEVLTVQGFGATLQRSLQNKKLADSTVEVISVDDIGQLPDVTITDTLARLPGIAAERDRGNASTISIRGLGERLNLATMNGREIVSGEPSRSVRFEQFPAELINAVEVYKSPLASNIEGGIAGLVNMKFVNPLDKDKRQVNLSGHVMDYPLADDIPTADSDGYRTSFSYVDPITDKFGVAFGVAYQDQPSIQRDVTSWSYNKSPAEQGDVNGDGVTEAAPWGAQTATKGAPTSVLVP from the coding sequence ATGAAACGACAATTCAAGTTGAGCTTGACCGCGTTCGCGATCGCTCAATGCTTGTCTTTGGCATCTGCACAAGCACAGGAAACCCAAGAACAACAAGACACCACCAAGAACGCTCAGAAGGCGCAGCCTACAGACGCGAACAAACAGCAGGATATTGAAGTTCTGACTGTTCAAGGTTTCGGTGCCACCTTGCAGCGCTCGCTGCAAAACAAGAAGCTGGCAGACTCGACAGTAGAAGTCATCTCTGTCGATGATATTGGTCAGTTACCTGATGTGACCATTACCGATACATTGGCGCGGCTACCGGGGATAGCTGCCGAACGTGATCGTGGTAATGCCAGTACCATCTCTATCCGCGGTCTGGGTGAACGGCTCAATCTGGCGACCATGAATGGCCGTGAAATTGTCAGTGGCGAGCCAAGTCGTAGCGTGCGTTTTGAACAGTTCCCTGCGGAACTTATCAATGCGGTAGAGGTATATAAAAGTCCGCTGGCCAGCAATATCGAAGGGGGCATTGCTGGGTTGGTGAACATGAAGTTTGTTAACCCTTTGGATAAAGATAAACGGCAGGTAAATTTGAGCGGGCATGTGATGGACTACCCGCTTGCTGATGATATTCCTACGGCTGACAGTGACGGTTATCGTACTAGTTTCAGTTATGTTGACCCGATTACGGATAAATTCGGTGTGGCCTTTGGTGTCGCCTATCAGGATCAGCCTTCCATTCAGCGTGATGTAACATCTTGGTCATACAACAAAAGTCCGGCAGAGCAGGGCGATGTGAACGGTGACGGTGTTACCGAAGCTGCCCCTTGGGGCGCTCAGACGGCGACCAAGGGGGCACCAACAAGCGTATTGGTGCCATGA
- the galK gene encoding galactokinase, which translates to MSLTVAELHQLFSSQFTATADYHFRAPGRVNLIGEHTDYNDGFVLPCAINFDTHVLARKNGLNVIRVVAADYDNQLDEIPLATAIAHHADYQWANYVRGVVQSLQRQNISLVGCDLAISGNVPQGAGLSSSAALEVALGLTFTTLAEQPMSLSQIALTGQQAENHFVGCNSGIMDQLISAQGQAGNAVLIDCRSLECHAVAMPQELAVVIINSNVKRGLVGSEYNTRRAQCEAGAAHYGVKALRDLDTAAISNIFDELDEVTARRVRHVVTENARTLAAAKALASDDISTLSQLMAQSHASMRDDFAITVPPIDYLVSLVDSIIGNRGGVRMTGGGFGGCVVALVPHDLVAEVKAQIAANYPEHSGLVADVFVCQPSAGAEIVAQP; encoded by the coding sequence ATGAGTCTTACAGTCGCTGAGCTACATCAGCTGTTTTCATCACAATTTACGGCGACTGCCGATTACCATTTTCGCGCTCCCGGCCGGGTCAACTTGATTGGTGAGCATACCGACTATAACGATGGTTTCGTGTTGCCCTGTGCCATTAACTTCGACACGCACGTACTGGCGCGTAAGAACGGTCTCAATGTTATCCGCGTTGTAGCGGCCGATTATGATAATCAGCTGGATGAAATCCCGTTAGCCACCGCGATTGCACATCACGCTGACTATCAATGGGCAAACTATGTCCGCGGAGTTGTGCAGAGTTTGCAACGTCAGAATATCAGCTTAGTGGGCTGCGATCTGGCCATCAGCGGCAATGTGCCGCAGGGCGCTGGTCTCAGTTCCTCCGCCGCGCTGGAAGTCGCGTTGGGATTGACCTTCACCACGCTGGCCGAACAGCCGATGAGCTTGAGTCAAATTGCGCTCACTGGGCAGCAGGCCGAGAACCATTTTGTGGGTTGTAACAGCGGCATCATGGATCAGTTGATCTCGGCGCAAGGGCAGGCGGGTAATGCGGTGCTGATTGATTGTCGTTCGCTGGAGTGCCATGCCGTTGCCATGCCGCAAGAGCTGGCCGTTGTCATCATCAACTCCAACGTTAAACGCGGTTTGGTGGGCAGTGAATACAACACTCGCCGTGCGCAGTGTGAAGCTGGCGCCGCACACTATGGGGTTAAGGCGCTGCGCGACCTAGATACTGCTGCCATTAGCAATATCTTTGATGAACTGGATGAGGTGACCGCGCGCCGTGTTCGCCACGTGGTGACCGAAAATGCCCGGACATTGGCGGCAGCTAAGGCGCTGGCCAGTGATGATATTAGTACGCTTAGCCAGTTGATGGCGCAATCTCATGCGTCAATGCGTGATGATTTTGCCATCACAGTTCCACCGATTGATTATCTGGTGTCGCTGGTCGATAGCATTATCGGTAACCGCGGCGGCGTGCGTATGACTGGCGGCGGTTTCGGTGGTTGTGTGGTGGCGTTGGTGCCACACGATTTGGTTGCCGAAGTCAAAGCGCAGATCGCGGCCAACTATCCTGAGCACAGCGGTTTAGTGGCTGATGTGTTTGTCTGTCAGCCATCGGCCGGTGCCGAGATTGTTGCCCAACCTTAA
- a CDS encoding amidohydrolase, whose product MNHKQWALLGTLGFALITSAAQAATTLITNVKGYTLDDKGSLLQFQQALIADGKIAALDPRSVPRDAIKVDGKQQVMLPGLIDAHGHLLMLGASLLQVDVRDSASAAAAAQRVAAYAATHPQQPWLTGSGWNQELWADRQFPTAKMLDQAMRERPVVLSRVDGHAVWLNSKALTATGIDRNTPNPAGGQIVRDAAGNATGVLVDNAMELVNQVMPKDGPKQFQLMLDAAAPHLLSLGITAMQDAGIGHDVYDFYLARAVAKQLPLRIYAMVAATDPDLPKLLANGPIYSADDSLVIRSVKVFADGALGSRGAAMLAPYHDAPHQQGLMVTEPEQFKPLFNQIIGAGFQLNIHAIGDRANHLALQQFADTFATIGGRELRNRVEHAQVIAPDDLAKFAQLGILPSMQPTHATSDMNMAEARLGKARMVGAYAWHTLLQSGVHMPLGSDFPVELANPFYGLHAAVTRQDRNNQPLNGWYPEQKMTRLQAFKGFTEDAAYGAHMEHKIGSLTPGKWADFILVDQDIFTVPESDIWKTQVLSTWIAGERVYQKN is encoded by the coding sequence ATGAATCATAAGCAATGGGCGCTACTGGGAACTCTGGGTTTCGCGCTGATAACCTCGGCGGCGCAAGCGGCCACGACACTGATCACCAATGTGAAAGGTTACACATTGGATGACAAGGGAAGCTTGCTGCAATTTCAGCAAGCGTTAATTGCGGACGGCAAAATAGCGGCGTTGGATCCTCGCTCGGTGCCACGGGATGCAATAAAGGTTGATGGTAAACAGCAAGTGATGTTGCCTGGCTTAATTGATGCCCACGGACATCTGCTGATGTTGGGCGCTTCGCTGCTACAAGTGGATGTGCGGGATAGTGCCAGTGCTGCTGCGGCGGCTCAGCGGGTGGCGGCATATGCGGCAACACATCCACAACAACCCTGGTTAACGGGGAGTGGTTGGAATCAGGAGTTATGGGCCGATAGGCAGTTTCCGACCGCTAAAATGCTGGACCAAGCCATGCGTGAGCGTCCGGTAGTGTTGTCCCGGGTGGATGGGCATGCCGTATGGCTGAACAGTAAAGCGTTGACCGCTACCGGGATCGACCGCAATACCCCCAATCCAGCTGGCGGACAGATTGTCAGAGATGCCGCGGGCAATGCGACCGGCGTGCTGGTAGATAACGCCATGGAACTGGTCAATCAAGTGATGCCTAAAGATGGGCCAAAACAGTTTCAGTTGATGTTGGATGCTGCGGCGCCGCATCTGTTGTCCTTGGGGATCACCGCTATGCAGGATGCGGGCATAGGTCATGATGTTTATGACTTCTACTTGGCGCGAGCGGTTGCCAAGCAGTTGCCGCTGCGTATCTATGCCATGGTGGCGGCAACCGACCCAGATCTGCCCAAGCTGTTGGCCAATGGCCCGATATATAGCGCCGATGATTCTCTGGTGATCCGCAGCGTTAAAGTCTTCGCTGATGGTGCGTTAGGCAGTCGCGGTGCAGCGATGTTGGCACCCTATCACGATGCACCACATCAGCAAGGGTTGATGGTGACTGAGCCTGAACAGTTCAAGCCGCTGTTTAATCAGATCATCGGGGCTGGGTTTCAGTTGAATATCCATGCCATTGGCGATCGTGCTAATCACTTGGCATTGCAACAGTTTGCTGACACCTTTGCCACCATTGGTGGTCGCGAGTTGCGTAACCGAGTTGAACATGCGCAGGTGATTGCCCCTGACGATCTGGCGAAATTTGCCCAACTCGGGATCTTACCCTCAATGCAGCCCACCCATGCTACCAGTGACATGAATATGGCCGAGGCCCGTCTCGGTAAAGCGCGCATGGTTGGCGCTTATGCTTGGCATACGCTGTTGCAAAGTGGGGTACATATGCCGCTAGGTTCAGATTTTCCGGTGGAGCTGGCTAACCCCTTTTACGGTTTACATGCAGCGGTTACACGTCAGGATCGTAACAACCAACCGCTAAATGGCTGGTATCCAGAGCAGAAAATGACGCGGTTGCAGGCGTTTAAAGGGTTTACTGAAGATGCCGCCTATGGCGCGCATATGGAGCACAAAATTGGCAGCTTAACTCCGGGCAAATGGGCGGATTTTATTCTGGTGGATCAAGACATTTTTACCGTGCCGGAAAGTGATATCTGGAAAACCCAAGTGTTATCCACTTGGATAGCGGGTGAGCGGGTGTACCAGAAAAACTGA
- a CDS encoding TonB-dependent receptor, whose protein sequence is MGRSDGDQGGTNKRIGAMTVLQWLPTDRLQLKYDLFYSKFDIKEREDQLWFDGWGNWAGSNDWNYQNASNPAQIVTKADGSEQIVAGGMLFGGSHTANNSTWFQKNELVSTGLNAEWQGDDWTIVADIGYSQATIKSKWVNISSSYDNADATLNGMDYSWDTRGEKLAIGSAYDIGNTADYHMDYLQVNSDRDLKDDMVNARLDFSRIVDFGIIDKVSFGGRWADREKDNDVVSWQQSVLDTNAVVDAGTYSMGSGYNVPVMYTMKNWSQVVDSAFGGIDSRNDHEKLTSDYLDNWNVKETNNALYLMFGLSGELGYIPYTGNIGVRYVRTESTSSGFDQVPNTESVVPVSYDNDYDEILPSLNLRFSITEDSQIRLGLSRAMSRPPLVEMRSGLGLNQSNTVNTASKGNPLLKPFIANQVDLGYEYYFAEDAAFTVQLFFKDLKTHIGESTSTINVGGDDYQLSSPINGDGGQIRGFEVLYQQAFTMLPEPFDGLGIYANYSYTNSNVKEFQPSNNPLPLAGLSKNVGNLTLWYSKYNVDAKVSYNYRSEYTRVGSWDPSELYTIGSEATVDASISYQLTENFKVMLQGQNLTNEASTSYFDNDPSRPRGYAEWGRRYLLGFQLSM, encoded by the coding sequence TTGGGGCGCTCAGACGGCGACCAAGGGGGCACCAACAAGCGTATTGGTGCCATGACAGTGTTGCAGTGGCTGCCCACCGATCGCCTACAACTGAAATATGATCTGTTTTACTCCAAGTTTGATATTAAAGAACGTGAAGACCAATTATGGTTTGATGGTTGGGGTAACTGGGCCGGAAGCAATGACTGGAACTATCAGAATGCCAGCAATCCAGCGCAAATTGTTACCAAAGCCGATGGCAGTGAACAGATTGTTGCGGGCGGTATGTTATTTGGTGGCAGTCATACTGCCAACAACTCCACTTGGTTCCAGAAAAACGAGCTGGTCAGCACTGGCCTGAATGCCGAATGGCAGGGCGATGACTGGACTATTGTTGCGGATATCGGTTATTCCCAGGCCACCATTAAATCCAAGTGGGTCAATATTTCTTCCTCATACGACAATGCTGATGCGACCCTCAATGGTATGGATTACAGCTGGGATACCCGCGGCGAGAAATTAGCTATCGGTTCCGCTTATGACATTGGCAATACCGCAGACTATCACATGGATTATCTGCAAGTTAACAGCGACCGCGACCTGAAAGACGATATGGTTAATGCTCGCTTGGATTTTTCGCGCATCGTCGATTTCGGCATCATTGACAAGGTTAGCTTTGGTGGTCGTTGGGCTGATCGTGAGAAAGATAATGATGTGGTGAGTTGGCAGCAATCAGTTCTCGACACCAACGCTGTTGTTGATGCTGGTACTTACAGTATGGGTAGCGGTTACAACGTGCCAGTTATGTACACCATGAAAAACTGGTCACAAGTTGTGGATAGTGCTTTTGGTGGTATCGACAGCCGCAATGACCATGAAAAGCTCACCAGCGATTATCTGGATAACTGGAACGTTAAAGAAACCAATAATGCCCTGTATTTGATGTTTGGGCTGAGTGGTGAGCTGGGTTATATCCCCTATACCGGTAACATTGGCGTGCGTTATGTGCGAACAGAATCCACGTCCAGCGGTTTTGACCAAGTGCCTAACACCGAATCGGTTGTACCTGTCTCTTATGACAATGATTATGATGAGATCCTGCCTTCATTAAACCTGCGTTTTAGTATTACCGAAGATTCGCAGATCCGTTTGGGGCTGTCTCGCGCCATGTCGCGGCCACCGCTGGTGGAGATGCGTTCAGGATTGGGATTGAACCAATCTAACACGGTCAACACCGCCTCTAAAGGTAACCCACTGCTGAAGCCCTTTATCGCCAATCAAGTCGATTTAGGCTACGAGTATTATTTTGCTGAAGACGCTGCTTTTACGGTGCAGTTGTTCTTTAAAGATCTGAAAACGCATATCGGTGAATCTACCAGTACCATTAACGTGGGTGGGGATGATTATCAGCTCAGTTCCCCTATCAATGGTGACGGCGGGCAAATTCGTGGTTTTGAAGTGCTGTATCAACAAGCCTTTACCATGCTGCCTGAACCTTTCGATGGCTTAGGTATCTACGCTAACTACAGCTATACCAACAGCAACGTCAAGGAGTTCCAGCCAAGCAACAATCCATTGCCGCTGGCAGGCTTGTCGAAAAATGTGGGTAACCTGACGCTGTGGTACTCAAAATATAATGTGGATGCCAAGGTGTCGTACAACTACCGCAGTGAATATACCCGTGTCGGCAGTTGGGACCCTTCAGAGCTTTACACCATAGGCTCGGAAGCAACGGTGGATGCCAGCATCTCCTACCAATTGACTGAAAACTTCAAAGTGATGTTGCAAGGGCAAAACCTGACCAACGAAGCATCAACTTCCTACTTTGATAATGACCCTTCTCGTCCTCGCGGATATGCAGAATGGGGTCGGCGTTATTTGCTTGGCTTCCAATTGAGCATGTAA
- the galE gene encoding UDP-glucose 4-epimerase GalE, which translates to MRVLVTGGAGYIGTHTCVALLQAGHQVVVLDNFSNSQPQALARVQQICAQTLPLYRGDVGDAALLQQIFAEQQIDAVMHFAGAKAVGESVAQPLFYYRNNVTASLTLIEAMSAAGVTTLVFSSSATVYGDPHQVPIVEDFPLAPTNPYGRSKLMVEQIIRDHCTATHATHGFNGIILRYFNPVGAHPSGLIGEDPHGIPNNLMPFIAQVAVGRRRELSVFGDDYPTLDGTGVRDYIHVCDLAEGHVRALEQLHGRQGCHVFNLGTGSGISVLQMVQAYAAASGCDIPYRIVARRAGDVAQCFADASLAQEVLGWQASRKLTDMVASSWRWQSTNPHGYSSTTV; encoded by the coding sequence ATGAGAGTGCTGGTCACTGGCGGTGCCGGTTATATTGGTACTCACACTTGCGTTGCCTTGCTGCAAGCCGGGCACCAGGTGGTGGTGCTGGATAATTTCAGTAACAGTCAGCCGCAGGCGTTAGCGCGAGTACAACAGATTTGCGCTCAGACATTGCCCCTGTATCGGGGTGATGTGGGAGATGCCGCGCTGCTGCAACAGATTTTTGCGGAGCAGCAGATTGATGCCGTCATGCACTTTGCCGGTGCTAAGGCGGTTGGCGAGTCGGTGGCTCAGCCACTGTTTTACTACCGCAATAATGTGACCGCTAGCCTGACGCTGATTGAGGCCATGAGCGCGGCAGGCGTGACCACCTTAGTTTTCAGCTCTTCGGCCACAGTTTATGGCGATCCACATCAGGTACCGATTGTTGAAGATTTTCCGTTGGCGCCGACGAATCCTTATGGTCGCAGCAAGTTGATGGTGGAACAGATAATCCGCGATCACTGTACAGCAACCCATGCAACGCATGGATTTAATGGTATTATCCTGCGTTATTTTAATCCGGTGGGGGCGCATCCCAGCGGTTTGATTGGTGAAGATCCCCACGGTATTCCCAATAATCTGATGCCGTTTATTGCCCAGGTAGCTGTAGGGCGTCGTCGTGAGTTATCCGTCTTCGGCGATGATTATCCAACGCTCGATGGTACCGGTGTGCGCGATTACATCCATGTGTGTGATTTAGCCGAAGGCCATGTGCGGGCATTAGAGCAACTGCATGGCCGCCAGGGCTGCCATGTGTTTAATCTTGGAACTGGGAGTGGCATCTCGGTGTTGCAGATGGTGCAGGCCTATGCCGCCGCGAGTGGTTGCGACATCCCCTATCGTATAGTTGCGCGACGAGCCGGTGATGTGGCGCAGTGTTTTGCCGATGCTAGCCTCGCCCAAGAGGTGCTGGGCTGGCAGGCAAGTCGGAAGTTAACCGATATGGTGGCCTCCAGTTGGCGGTGGCAGTCAACTAATCCGCACGGTTATAGCAGTACAACAGTTTGA